A section of the Trachemys scripta elegans isolate TJP31775 chromosome 10, CAS_Tse_1.0, whole genome shotgun sequence genome encodes:
- the LOC117884392 gene encoding cholesterol side-chain cleavage enzyme, mitochondrial isoform X2 — MLSRGGLRLPALVNPSSLWILSPTKDGQVPGYRRVYTAAGEVYPPSLQGKVARSFSELPGNWRTGWLNLFHFWQEGGFHNVHNIMIHKFQKFGPIYREKLGLYQSVNIINPEDAATLFKSEGNYPERFMVPPWVAYRDFRNKPYGVLLKKGEAWRSDRLILNKEVLSLQVIDCFVPLLNEVGEDFVKRVRVQIEKSGLGRWTADLTNELFRFALESVCNVLYGARLGLLQDLIDPEAQKFIDAVTLMFHTTSPMLYIPPSLLCRINSKTWRDHVESWDVIFRHADKCIQNIYRELRLDRKSTKEYTGILSSLLVQDKLPIDDIKANVTEMMAGGVDTTSMTLQWAMFELARTPVVQEQLREEIFAARQAAQGDMLKMLKAIRLLKAVIKETLRLHPVAVTLQRYTTQEIILQDYFIPAKMLENFKIETKRGVDIGTKFDLILIPDKPICLTLRTLDSQP, encoded by the exons ATGTTATCCAGGGGTGGCTTGCGTTTGCCAGCTTTAGTCAATCCCAGCAGCCTGTGGATCCTCTCCCCTACCAAGGATGGCCAGGTCCCTGGCTACCGCAGGGTTTACACAGCTGCTGGCGAGGTGTACCCTCCTTCCCTCCAAGGGAAGGTGGCCCGGTCCTTCAGCGAGCTCCCAGGCAACTGGAGAACAGGCTGGCTTAACCTCTTTCACTTCTGGCAGGAGGGTGGCTTCCACAACGTCCACAACATCATGATCCACAAGTTCCAGAAGTTTGGACCCATTTACAG GGAGAAACTCGGCCTCTACCAGAGTGTGAATATCATTAACCCTGAAGATGCTGCTACTCTCTTTAAATCAGAGGGCAACTATCCAGAGAGGTTCATGGTGCCACCTTGGGTGGCCTACCGTGACTTCCGCAACAAGCCATATGGAGTGCTTCTCAA GAAGGGAGAGGCCTGGCGCTCCGACCGCCTCATTCTGAATAAAGAGGTCCTGTCCCTGCAGGTGATTGACTGCTTTGTGCCCCTGTTGAATGAGGTGGGCGAGGACTTTGTCAAGAGGGTCCGAGTCCAGATCGAGAAGAGTGGCCTGGGGAGGTGGACGGCCGACCTCACCAATGAGCTATTCCGCTTCGCCCTGGAGT CCGTGTGCAACGTCCTGTATGGAGCACGCCTCGGGCTCCTGCAGGATTTAATTGACCCCGAGGCACAGAAGTTCATCGATGCCGTGACCCTGATGTTCCACACCACCTCACCCATGCTCTACATCCCACCCAGCCTGCTCTGCAGGATCAACTCTAAGACCTGGCGGGACCATGTGGAGTCCTGGGATGTGATTTTCAGGCATG ctgACAAGTGCATTCAGAACATCTACCGAGAGCTCCGGCTGGACCGGAAAAGCACCAAGGAATATACTGGGATCCTGTCCAGCCTCTTAGTACAGGACAAACTGCCCATCGATGACATCAAGGCCAACGTGACAGAGATGATGGCGGGCGGGGTGGACACA ACCTCCATGACCCTCCAGTGGGCCATGTTCGAACTGGCTCGCACTCCAGTGGTGCAGGAGCAGCTGCGGGAGGAGATCTTTGCGGCCAGACAGGCAGCACAGGGCGATATGCTGAAGATGTTGAAAGCCATCCGGCTGCTCAAAGCTGTCATCAAGGAAACGCTCAG gctCCATCCAGTGGCAGTGACCCTACAGAGATACACAACACAGGAGATTATTCTCCAGGACTATTTCATCCCTGCCAAG ATGCTGGAGAACTTCAAGATAGAAACCAAGAGAGGAGTGGACATTGGTACCAAGTTTGACCTCATCCTGATCCCAGACAAACCAATATGCCTTACGTTACGGACCCTGGACTCCCAGCCATGA
- the LOC117884392 gene encoding cholesterol side-chain cleavage enzyme, mitochondrial isoform X1, with amino-acid sequence MLSRGGLRLPALVNPSSLWILSPTKDGQVPGYRRVYTAAGEVYPPSLQGKVARSFSELPGNWRTGWLNLFHFWQEGGFHNVHNIMIHKFQKFGPIYREKLGLYQSVNIINPEDAATLFKSEGNYPERFMVPPWVAYRDFRNKPYGVLLKKGEAWRSDRLILNKEVLSLQVIDCFVPLLNEVGEDFVKRVRVQIEKSGLGRWTADLTNELFRFALESVCNVLYGARLGLLQDLIDPEAQKFIDAVTLMFHTTSPMLYIPPSLLCRINSKTWRDHVESWDVIFRHADKCIQNIYRELRLDRKSTKEYTGILSSLLVQDKLPIDDIKANVTEMMAGGVDTTSMTLQWAMFELARTPVVQEQLREEIFAARQAAQGDMLKMLKAIRLLKAVIKETLRLHPVAVTLQRYTTQEIILQDYFIPAKTLVQVGIYAMGRDPKFFTKPELFDPARWLKMDSTYFRGLGFGFGPRQCLGRRIAELEMQLFLIHMLENFKIETKRGVDIGTKFDLILIPDKPICLTLRTLDSQP; translated from the exons ATGTTATCCAGGGGTGGCTTGCGTTTGCCAGCTTTAGTCAATCCCAGCAGCCTGTGGATCCTCTCCCCTACCAAGGATGGCCAGGTCCCTGGCTACCGCAGGGTTTACACAGCTGCTGGCGAGGTGTACCCTCCTTCCCTCCAAGGGAAGGTGGCCCGGTCCTTCAGCGAGCTCCCAGGCAACTGGAGAACAGGCTGGCTTAACCTCTTTCACTTCTGGCAGGAGGGTGGCTTCCACAACGTCCACAACATCATGATCCACAAGTTCCAGAAGTTTGGACCCATTTACAG GGAGAAACTCGGCCTCTACCAGAGTGTGAATATCATTAACCCTGAAGATGCTGCTACTCTCTTTAAATCAGAGGGCAACTATCCAGAGAGGTTCATGGTGCCACCTTGGGTGGCCTACCGTGACTTCCGCAACAAGCCATATGGAGTGCTTCTCAA GAAGGGAGAGGCCTGGCGCTCCGACCGCCTCATTCTGAATAAAGAGGTCCTGTCCCTGCAGGTGATTGACTGCTTTGTGCCCCTGTTGAATGAGGTGGGCGAGGACTTTGTCAAGAGGGTCCGAGTCCAGATCGAGAAGAGTGGCCTGGGGAGGTGGACGGCCGACCTCACCAATGAGCTATTCCGCTTCGCCCTGGAGT CCGTGTGCAACGTCCTGTATGGAGCACGCCTCGGGCTCCTGCAGGATTTAATTGACCCCGAGGCACAGAAGTTCATCGATGCCGTGACCCTGATGTTCCACACCACCTCACCCATGCTCTACATCCCACCCAGCCTGCTCTGCAGGATCAACTCTAAGACCTGGCGGGACCATGTGGAGTCCTGGGATGTGATTTTCAGGCATG ctgACAAGTGCATTCAGAACATCTACCGAGAGCTCCGGCTGGACCGGAAAAGCACCAAGGAATATACTGGGATCCTGTCCAGCCTCTTAGTACAGGACAAACTGCCCATCGATGACATCAAGGCCAACGTGACAGAGATGATGGCGGGCGGGGTGGACACA ACCTCCATGACCCTCCAGTGGGCCATGTTCGAACTGGCTCGCACTCCAGTGGTGCAGGAGCAGCTGCGGGAGGAGATCTTTGCGGCCAGACAGGCAGCACAGGGCGATATGCTGAAGATGTTGAAAGCCATCCGGCTGCTCAAAGCTGTCATCAAGGAAACGCTCAG gctCCATCCAGTGGCAGTGACCCTACAGAGATACACAACACAGGAGATTATTCTCCAGGACTATTTCATCCCTGCCAAG ACTCTAGTGCAGGTTGGAATTTACGCTATGGGCCGTGATCCCAAGTTCTTCACCAAGCCAGAGCTGTTCGACCCGGCAAGATGGCTGAAAATGGACTCTACATACTTCAGGGggctgggctttggctttgggccACGTCAGTGCCTCGGTCGCAGGATTGCTGAGCTGGAGATGCAGCTCTTCCTGATCCAT ATGCTGGAGAACTTCAAGATAGAAACCAAGAGAGGAGTGGACATTGGTACCAAGTTTGACCTCATCCTGATCCCAGACAAACCAATATGCCTTACGTTACGGACCCTGGACTCCCAGCCATGA
- the LOC117884392 gene encoding cholesterol side-chain cleavage enzyme, mitochondrial isoform X3 — protein MIHKFQKFGPIYREKLGLYQSVNIINPEDAATLFKSEGNYPERFMVPPWVAYRDFRNKPYGVLLKKGEAWRSDRLILNKEVLSLQVIDCFVPLLNEVGEDFVKRVRVQIEKSGLGRWTADLTNELFRFALESVCNVLYGARLGLLQDLIDPEAQKFIDAVTLMFHTTSPMLYIPPSLLCRINSKTWRDHVESWDVIFRHADKCIQNIYRELRLDRKSTKEYTGILSSLLVQDKLPIDDIKANVTEMMAGGVDTTSMTLQWAMFELARTPVVQEQLREEIFAARQAAQGDMLKMLKAIRLLKAVIKETLRLHPVAVTLQRYTTQEIILQDYFIPAKTLVQVGIYAMGRDPKFFTKPELFDPARWLKMDSTYFRGLGFGFGPRQCLGRRIAELEMQLFLIHMLENFKIETKRGVDIGTKFDLILIPDKPICLTLRTLDSQP, from the exons ATGATCCACAAGTTCCAGAAGTTTGGACCCATTTACAG GGAGAAACTCGGCCTCTACCAGAGTGTGAATATCATTAACCCTGAAGATGCTGCTACTCTCTTTAAATCAGAGGGCAACTATCCAGAGAGGTTCATGGTGCCACCTTGGGTGGCCTACCGTGACTTCCGCAACAAGCCATATGGAGTGCTTCTCAA GAAGGGAGAGGCCTGGCGCTCCGACCGCCTCATTCTGAATAAAGAGGTCCTGTCCCTGCAGGTGATTGACTGCTTTGTGCCCCTGTTGAATGAGGTGGGCGAGGACTTTGTCAAGAGGGTCCGAGTCCAGATCGAGAAGAGTGGCCTGGGGAGGTGGACGGCCGACCTCACCAATGAGCTATTCCGCTTCGCCCTGGAGT CCGTGTGCAACGTCCTGTATGGAGCACGCCTCGGGCTCCTGCAGGATTTAATTGACCCCGAGGCACAGAAGTTCATCGATGCCGTGACCCTGATGTTCCACACCACCTCACCCATGCTCTACATCCCACCCAGCCTGCTCTGCAGGATCAACTCTAAGACCTGGCGGGACCATGTGGAGTCCTGGGATGTGATTTTCAGGCATG ctgACAAGTGCATTCAGAACATCTACCGAGAGCTCCGGCTGGACCGGAAAAGCACCAAGGAATATACTGGGATCCTGTCCAGCCTCTTAGTACAGGACAAACTGCCCATCGATGACATCAAGGCCAACGTGACAGAGATGATGGCGGGCGGGGTGGACACA ACCTCCATGACCCTCCAGTGGGCCATGTTCGAACTGGCTCGCACTCCAGTGGTGCAGGAGCAGCTGCGGGAGGAGATCTTTGCGGCCAGACAGGCAGCACAGGGCGATATGCTGAAGATGTTGAAAGCCATCCGGCTGCTCAAAGCTGTCATCAAGGAAACGCTCAG gctCCATCCAGTGGCAGTGACCCTACAGAGATACACAACACAGGAGATTATTCTCCAGGACTATTTCATCCCTGCCAAG ACTCTAGTGCAGGTTGGAATTTACGCTATGGGCCGTGATCCCAAGTTCTTCACCAAGCCAGAGCTGTTCGACCCGGCAAGATGGCTGAAAATGGACTCTACATACTTCAGGGggctgggctttggctttgggccACGTCAGTGCCTCGGTCGCAGGATTGCTGAGCTGGAGATGCAGCTCTTCCTGATCCAT ATGCTGGAGAACTTCAAGATAGAAACCAAGAGAGGAGTGGACATTGGTACCAAGTTTGACCTCATCCTGATCCCAGACAAACCAATATGCCTTACGTTACGGACCCTGGACTCCCAGCCATGA